One part of the Girardinichthys multiradiatus isolate DD_20200921_A chromosome 10, DD_fGirMul_XY1, whole genome shotgun sequence genome encodes these proteins:
- the atxn7l3b gene encoding ataxin-7-like protein 3 isoform X4 — protein sequence MKMEELSVSSLDNSKLEALAQDILSDLVEDACLGLCFEVHRAVKQGYFFLDDTDQESMRDFEIVDQPGLDVFGQVYNQWKNKECVCPNCSRSIAASRFAPHLEKCLGMGRNSSRIANRRIVTGNNTNNKSESDQEDNDDVNDNDWSYGAEKKAKKRKSDKNPNSPRRSKSFKHKSSMMGPRRRVENQESPRMLMKDEAFSQ from the exons ATGAAAATGGAGGAGCTTTCGGTGTCCAGCCTGGACAACAGCAAGCTGGAG GCCCTAGCTCAGGACATCCTGTCTGACCTGGTGGAGGATGCATGCCTGGGTCTTTGCTTTGAGGTCCACCGGGCTGTGAAGCAGGGCTACTTCTTCCTGGATGACACGGACCAAGAAAGCATGAGGGACTTTG AAATTGTGGACCAGCCTGGACTGGACGTGTTCGGCCAGGTGtacaaccagtggaaaaacaaagaGTGCGTCTGTCCCAACTGCAGCCGCAGCATCGCGGCCTCTCGCTTCGCCCCACACCTGGAGAAATGTCTCGGGATGGGACGCAACAGCAGTCGCATAGCAAATCGCAG AATAGTCACTGGTAACAACACCAACAACAAGTCAGAGAGTGACCAAGAAGATAATGACGACGTCAACGATAACGACTGGTCCTACGGGGCAGAAAAGAAAG caaagaaaagaaagTCAGATAAg AATCCAAATTCACCAAGAAGATCCAAATCATTCAAGCATAAAAGCA GCATGATGGGTCCTAGACGTCGTGTGGAAAACCAGGAGAGTCCCCGCATGCTGATGAAAGACGAGGCTTTCTCTCAGTAA
- the atxn7l3b gene encoding ataxin-7-like protein 3 isoform X2, which produces MKMEELSVSSLDNSKLEALAQDILSDLVEDACLGLCFEVHRAVKQGYFFLDDTDQESMRDFEIVDQPGLDVFGQVYNQWKNKECVCPNCSRSIAASRFAPHLEKCLGMGRNSSRIANRRIVTGNNTNNKSESDQEDNDDVNDNDWSYGAEKKAKKRKSDKNPNSPRRSKSFKHKSSTASKTNQDNEAHAPPKDSYIASSRPVGRDWG; this is translated from the exons ATGAAAATGGAGGAGCTTTCGGTGTCCAGCCTGGACAACAGCAAGCTGGAG GCCCTAGCTCAGGACATCCTGTCTGACCTGGTGGAGGATGCATGCCTGGGTCTTTGCTTTGAGGTCCACCGGGCTGTGAAGCAGGGCTACTTCTTCCTGGATGACACGGACCAAGAAAGCATGAGGGACTTTG AAATTGTGGACCAGCCTGGACTGGACGTGTTCGGCCAGGTGtacaaccagtggaaaaacaaagaGTGCGTCTGTCCCAACTGCAGCCGCAGCATCGCGGCCTCTCGCTTCGCCCCACACCTGGAGAAATGTCTCGGGATGGGACGCAACAGCAGTCGCATAGCAAATCGCAG AATAGTCACTGGTAACAACACCAACAACAAGTCAGAGAGTGACCAAGAAGATAATGACGACGTCAACGATAACGACTGGTCCTACGGGGCAGAAAAGAAAG caaagaaaagaaagTCAGATAAg AATCCAAATTCACCAAGAAGATCCAAATCATTCAAGCATAAAAGCA GTACAGCCAGCAAGACAAATCAAGACAATGAAGCTCACGCACCACCCAAAGACTCGTACATTGCCTCTTCAAGGCCTGTGGGTAGGGACTGGGGGTAA
- the atxn7l3b gene encoding ataxin-7-like protein 3 isoform X1, whose amino-acid sequence MKMEELSVSSLDNSKLEALAQDILSDLVEDACLGLCFEVHRAVKQGYFFLDDTDQESMRDFEIVDQPGLDVFGQVYNQWKNKECVCPNCSRSIAASRFAPHLEKCLGMGRNSSRIANRRIVTGNNTNNKSESDQEDNDDVNDNDWSYGAEKKAKKRKSDKNPNSPRRSKSFKHKSSTASKTNQDNEAHAPPKDSYIASSRPVGMMGPRRRVENQESPRMLMKDEAFSQ is encoded by the exons ATGAAAATGGAGGAGCTTTCGGTGTCCAGCCTGGACAACAGCAAGCTGGAG GCCCTAGCTCAGGACATCCTGTCTGACCTGGTGGAGGATGCATGCCTGGGTCTTTGCTTTGAGGTCCACCGGGCTGTGAAGCAGGGCTACTTCTTCCTGGATGACACGGACCAAGAAAGCATGAGGGACTTTG AAATTGTGGACCAGCCTGGACTGGACGTGTTCGGCCAGGTGtacaaccagtggaaaaacaaagaGTGCGTCTGTCCCAACTGCAGCCGCAGCATCGCGGCCTCTCGCTTCGCCCCACACCTGGAGAAATGTCTCGGGATGGGACGCAACAGCAGTCGCATAGCAAATCGCAG AATAGTCACTGGTAACAACACCAACAACAAGTCAGAGAGTGACCAAGAAGATAATGACGACGTCAACGATAACGACTGGTCCTACGGGGCAGAAAAGAAAG caaagaaaagaaagTCAGATAAg AATCCAAATTCACCAAGAAGATCCAAATCATTCAAGCATAAAAGCA GTACAGCCAGCAAGACAAATCAAGACAATGAAGCTCACGCACCACCCAAAGACTCGTACATTGCCTCTTCAAGGCCTGTGG GCATGATGGGTCCTAGACGTCGTGTGGAAAACCAGGAGAGTCCCCGCATGCTGATGAAAGACGAGGCTTTCTCTCAGTAA
- the atxn7l3b gene encoding ataxin-7-like protein 3 isoform X3, with amino-acid sequence MKMEELSVSSLDNSKLEALAQDILSDLVEDACLGLCFEVHRAVKQGYFFLDDTDQESMRDFEIVDQPGLDVFGQVYNQWKNKECVCPNCSRSIAASRFAPHLEKCLGMGRNSSRIANRRIVTGNNTNNKSESDQEDNDDVNDNDWSYGAEKKAKKRKSDKNPNSPRRSKSFKHKSSTASKTNQDNEAHAPPKDSYIASSRPA; translated from the exons ATGAAAATGGAGGAGCTTTCGGTGTCCAGCCTGGACAACAGCAAGCTGGAG GCCCTAGCTCAGGACATCCTGTCTGACCTGGTGGAGGATGCATGCCTGGGTCTTTGCTTTGAGGTCCACCGGGCTGTGAAGCAGGGCTACTTCTTCCTGGATGACACGGACCAAGAAAGCATGAGGGACTTTG AAATTGTGGACCAGCCTGGACTGGACGTGTTCGGCCAGGTGtacaaccagtggaaaaacaaagaGTGCGTCTGTCCCAACTGCAGCCGCAGCATCGCGGCCTCTCGCTTCGCCCCACACCTGGAGAAATGTCTCGGGATGGGACGCAACAGCAGTCGCATAGCAAATCGCAG AATAGTCACTGGTAACAACACCAACAACAAGTCAGAGAGTGACCAAGAAGATAATGACGACGTCAACGATAACGACTGGTCCTACGGGGCAGAAAAGAAAG caaagaaaagaaagTCAGATAAg AATCCAAATTCACCAAGAAGATCCAAATCATTCAAGCATAAAAGCA GTACAGCCAGCAAGACAAATCAAGACAATGAAGCTCACGCACCACCCAAAGACTCGTACATTGCCTCTTCAAGGCCT GCATGA
- the atxn7l3b gene encoding ataxin-7-like protein 3 isoform X5, translating to MTTATSAHLVDLANENGGAFGVQPGQQQAGEIVDQPGLDVFGQVYNQWKNKECVCPNCSRSIAASRFAPHLEKCLGMGRNSSRIANRRIVTGNNTNNKSESDQEDNDDVNDNDWSYGAEKKAKKRKSDKNPNSPRRSKSFKHKSSTASKTNQDNEAHAPPKDSYIASSRPVGMMGPRRRVENQESPRMLMKDEAFSQ from the exons ATGACCACAGCAACGTCTGCTCATCTGGTGGATCTGGCAAATGAAAATGGAGGAGCTTTCGGTGTCCAGCCTGGACAACAGCAAGCTGGAG AAATTGTGGACCAGCCTGGACTGGACGTGTTCGGCCAGGTGtacaaccagtggaaaaacaaagaGTGCGTCTGTCCCAACTGCAGCCGCAGCATCGCGGCCTCTCGCTTCGCCCCACACCTGGAGAAATGTCTCGGGATGGGACGCAACAGCAGTCGCATAGCAAATCGCAG AATAGTCACTGGTAACAACACCAACAACAAGTCAGAGAGTGACCAAGAAGATAATGACGACGTCAACGATAACGACTGGTCCTACGGGGCAGAAAAGAAAG caaagaaaagaaagTCAGATAAg AATCCAAATTCACCAAGAAGATCCAAATCATTCAAGCATAAAAGCA GTACAGCCAGCAAGACAAATCAAGACAATGAAGCTCACGCACCACCCAAAGACTCGTACATTGCCTCTTCAAGGCCTGTGG GCATGATGGGTCCTAGACGTCGTGTGGAAAACCAGGAGAGTCCCCGCATGCTGATGAAAGACGAGGCTTTCTCTCAGTAA